A window of Fibrobacter sp. UWB11 contains these coding sequences:
- a CDS encoding ABC transporter permease: MNPFTLAKIALRALFRNRMRTFLSVLGIVIGVAAVITMVAMGEGSKKSIKEQMTAMGTNAITIMPNQSRRGGVQTESSESLEEEDVIAIRENATYINGVSPMVTIGGQAIVGNNNSPTTLSGVSADYLKIRNYEIEDGVMFDDEADRMAKVCVIGQTVVKNLFADENPIGKTIRYKSIPLKVIGTLKAKGSGDFGQDQDDVIFTPYQTVMRRFSATTNIRQIYANSIGEGYAQKATEEIMNILKERRNWTKPTDPFRVFTQEEMIQMVTSTSDMLSLVLTAIAGISLFVGGIGIMNIMYVSVTERTKEIGLRMAIGARGRDILLQFLFESVIISLLGGAIGIALGIAASETVKLAMNWPMSVSMTSVVVSFGVCFATGVFFGWYPARKASRLDPIEALRFE; encoded by the coding sequence ATGAATCCGTTTACATTAGCTAAGATCGCACTCCGCGCATTGTTCCGCAATCGCATGCGCACATTTCTTTCTGTACTCGGTATCGTCATCGGTGTTGCAGCCGTCATCACCATGGTCGCCATGGGCGAAGGCTCCAAAAAATCCATCAAGGAACAGATGACCGCGATGGGCACAAACGCTATCACTATCATGCCGAACCAAAGCCGTCGAGGCGGCGTGCAGACCGAATCTTCCGAATCGCTTGAAGAAGAAGATGTCATCGCCATCCGTGAAAACGCGACCTACATCAACGGCGTTTCTCCCATGGTTACCATTGGCGGGCAAGCCATTGTCGGGAACAACAACTCTCCCACCACACTTTCTGGCGTTTCTGCAGACTACCTCAAAATCCGCAACTACGAAATAGAAGACGGCGTGATGTTTGACGACGAAGCAGACCGCATGGCAAAAGTCTGCGTCATCGGACAGACCGTAGTGAAGAACCTCTTTGCAGATGAAAACCCCATCGGAAAAACGATTCGCTATAAGAGCATCCCGCTAAAAGTCATCGGAACGCTCAAAGCAAAAGGCTCCGGTGATTTCGGGCAAGACCAGGACGACGTGATATTCACTCCATACCAGACTGTAATGAGGCGTTTTTCTGCAACAACGAACATCCGTCAGATATATGCAAATTCTATAGGCGAAGGCTATGCCCAAAAGGCAACCGAAGAAATCATGAACATCTTGAAAGAACGCCGCAACTGGACAAAACCGACTGATCCGTTCCGAGTATTTACACAAGAAGAAATGATCCAAATGGTCACAAGCACCTCCGATATGCTTTCGCTCGTGCTCACCGCCATTGCGGGAATTAGTTTGTTTGTTGGCGGTATTGGTATCATGAACATCATGTACGTATCTGTCACCGAACGTACCAAGGAAATCGGACTCCGCATGGCTATCGGCGCACGCGGTCGCGACATTCTTTTACAGTTTTTGTTCGAATCTGTCATCATCAGTCTGTTGGGCGGAGCTATCGGAATTGCACTCGGCATTGCCGCTTCAGAAACTGTAAAGCTCGCCATGAACTGGCCCATGAGCGTTTCCATGACTAGCGTTGTCGTAAGCTTTGGCGTGTGCTTTGCAACAGGCGTATTCTTCGGATGGTACCCGGCACGCAAGGCAAGCAGGCTTGACCCGATTGAAGCATTGAGATTCGAATAA
- a CDS encoding OmpA family protein: protein MKKIVAMSLLAGSFAFAQSGLMGGADGLNQKTANTLGEGGFAAGFGGQVSYDAWSLSRGGQYTKGGKTGSFYENAGSVTANINFAAGVTDFIDVGLALPLYYDHANSRLNDEGDMWKASRGDLELWAKAKLPFDEMTDGMFNAAIAAQFYFPTGDKAVGVRPRHAWFLHANGGETHPYGLRNMAFGGELILTLDLQKVGAPLRFNGNVGFVGTVTKGSNTLVYGGGINVLPTDWMDIFVEANGEFRVEKGTYHREPGYDPFTLTPGLRFHLPANIDIALGLDVGIRALSNFTWKYKDEMKDAAEYQLYYTDKNGKKVQYGYTPTPRYAGTASLVWRFGNVRGADEDNDGVANNIDQCAGTPAGAVVDANGCPVDGDNDGVFDGLDQCAETPAGAVVDAAGCPVDSDNDGVADGIDQCAETPAGVVVDAAGCPVDSDKDGVADYLDKCPNTASGATIDAAGCPIDSDKDGVADYLDQCPNTQSGIAVDGKGCPVDSDNDGVADYLDKCPSTPAGLPVNADGCSPDGDKDGIVDALDKCPNTPAGVSVDEVGCPVDSDKDGVADHLDKCPNTLVGVAVDKNGCPNKNQDLDKLKKGIQFKTGSAKLTASSNKTLNNIAKLLKKLPAVNLEVQGHTDDTGSEEKNKVMSEKRAQAVVKYLVKKGIDSERLRAVGYGSDKPIADNKTKKGRKLNRRVELVPFEK, encoded by the coding sequence ATGAAAAAAATAGTCGCAATGTCTCTCTTGGCCGGTAGCTTCGCTTTTGCGCAGTCTGGCCTGATGGGCGGAGCCGATGGTCTCAACCAGAAAACCGCTAATACCCTCGGTGAAGGTGGCTTTGCTGCCGGATTCGGTGGTCAGGTTTCTTATGATGCTTGGTCCCTCTCTCGCGGTGGCCAGTATACTAAGGGTGGTAAGACTGGCTCGTTCTACGAAAATGCTGGTAGCGTCACTGCAAATATCAACTTTGCTGCTGGTGTTACGGACTTCATTGACGTAGGTCTTGCTCTTCCGCTTTACTACGATCATGCTAACTCTCGTTTGAACGACGAAGGTGACATGTGGAAGGCTAGCCGTGGTGACCTCGAACTCTGGGCCAAGGCAAAGCTTCCGTTCGATGAAATGACCGATGGCATGTTCAATGCTGCCATTGCTGCTCAGTTCTACTTCCCGACTGGCGACAAGGCCGTCGGTGTTCGTCCGCGTCATGCTTGGTTCTTGCATGCCAACGGTGGTGAAACCCATCCGTACGGCCTCCGCAACATGGCTTTCGGCGGTGAATTGATCCTCACTCTCGACCTCCAGAAGGTTGGCGCTCCGCTCCGTTTCAACGGTAACGTCGGTTTCGTCGGCACCGTGACGAAGGGTTCTAACACCTTGGTCTATGGTGGTGGCATCAACGTCCTCCCGACCGATTGGATGGACATCTTCGTTGAAGCTAACGGTGAATTCCGTGTAGAAAAGGGTACATATCATCGTGAACCGGGTTACGATCCGTTCACTCTTACCCCGGGTCTCCGTTTCCACCTCCCGGCAAACATCGACATCGCTCTCGGTCTCGATGTGGGCATCCGCGCTCTCTCCAACTTCACTTGGAAGTATAAGGACGAAATGAAGGATGCTGCTGAATACCAGCTCTACTACACTGACAAGAATGGCAAGAAGGTTCAGTACGGCTATACCCCGACTCCGCGTTATGCAGGTACTGCTTCTCTCGTCTGGCGCTTCGGTAACGTCCGCGGTGCTGATGAAGACAATGATGGCGTAGCAAACAACATCGACCAGTGCGCAGGCACTCCGGCTGGTGCTGTTGTTGACGCTAACGGTTGCCCGGTTGACGGTGACAACGATGGCGTGTTTGATGGTCTCGACCAGTGCGCTGAAACTCCGGCTGGTGCTGTTGTTGACGCTGCTGGCTGCCCGGTTGACTCCGACAATGACGGTGTTGCTGATGGCATCGACCAGTGCGCTGAAACTCCGGCTGGCGTAGTTGTTGACGCTGCTGGCTGCCCGGTTGACTCTGATAAGGACGGCGTTGCTGACTACCTCGACAAGTGCCCGAACACTGCTTCTGGTGCTACTATCGACGCTGCTGGCTGCCCGATCGACTCTGATAAGGACGGCGTTGCTGACTACCTCGACCAGTGCCCGAATACTCAGTCTGGCATTGCTGTTGACGGCAAGGGCTGCCCGGTTGACTCTGACAACGATGGCGTTGCTGACTACCTCGACAAGTGCCCGAGCACTCCGGCTGGTCTCCCGGTTAACGCTGATGGTTGCAGCCCGGATGGCGATAAGGACGGTATTGTTGACGCTCTCGACAAGTGCCCGAATACTCCGGCTGGCGTCTCTGTTGACGAAGTTGGTTGCCCGGTTGACTCCGACAAGGATGGCGTTGCCGATCACCTCGACAAGTGCCCGAACACCCTCGTTGGCGTTGCAGTTGATAAGAACGGCTGCCCGAACAAGAACCAGGACCTCGACAAGCTCAAGAAGGGTATCCAGTTCAAGACCGGTTCTGCTAAGCTCACTGCAAGCAGCAACAAGACCTTGAACAATATCGCTAAGTTGCTCAAGAAGCTCCCGGCTGTCAACCTCGAAGTCCAGGGTCACACCGATGACACTGGTTCTGAAGAAAAGAACAAGGTTATGTCTGAAAAGCGTGCTCAGGCTGTTGTCAAGTACCTCGTCAAGAAGGGCATTGACAGCGAACGTCTCCGCGCTGTTGGTTACGGTTCTGACAAGCCGATCGCAGATAACAAGACGAAGAAGGGCCGCAAGCTCAACCGCCGTGTTGAACTCGTTCCGTTCGAAAAGTAA
- a CDS encoding GtrA family protein yields the protein MKHFIKYNAIGVMNTLITLVTFWILHENLNWDYRLANFLGFVVGGLNSYIMNRIWNFKSTNKKRTEVIRFIIVFLCSYGVNYLVLKGATHVLTTASWCASFTEFISQFMKPTTFANLIANVVYVLVSFTLYKKWVFKTNA from the coding sequence GTGAAACACTTTATCAAATACAACGCCATCGGCGTAATGAACACATTAATTACGCTTGTAACTTTCTGGATTCTCCACGAAAACCTGAACTGGGACTATAGACTCGCAAATTTTCTCGGTTTCGTTGTTGGAGGCCTCAACAGCTACATCATGAACCGCATCTGGAACTTCAAGAGCACGAACAAAAAACGCACAGAAGTCATCCGATTCATTATCGTTTTCCTCTGCTCGTACGGAGTTAATTACCTTGTACTTAAAGGAGCAACGCACGTACTTACAACAGCTTCTTGGTGCGCAAGCTTTACCGAATTCATCTCTCAGTTCATGAAGCCGACCACGTTCGCAAACCTCATCGCAAACGTAGTATACGTGCTCGTAAGCTTTACGCTCTATAAGAAATGGGTGTTTAAGACAAATGCGTAA
- a CDS encoding ABC transporter ATP-binding protein, with product MQTVQPILSVQNLRRDFKMGDEIVHALRGVSFDIFPGEFVTIMGTSGSGKSTMLNILGCMDRPTSGHYILDGQHTETLKRDALARIRSQKLGFVFQSYNLLSRTTAIENVELPLLYNSKVSAEERHHRAIEALKMVGLESRMNHLPNQLSGGQQQRVAIARALVNDPVIILADEATGNLDTRTSYEIMMIFQELHRQGKTIAFVTHEPDIATFSGRTITLRDGLLKKDVINEKVQDAKAAFEALPPPETFEDDDEGEVE from the coding sequence ATGCAAACCGTACAACCAATACTTTCCGTTCAAAACTTACGTCGCGACTTTAAGATGGGCGATGAAATAGTACACGCCTTACGCGGTGTGAGCTTCGACATATTCCCCGGCGAATTTGTAACGATCATGGGCACATCCGGCTCCGGCAAGTCCACCATGCTGAACATTCTAGGGTGCATGGATCGACCGACTTCCGGCCACTATATATTAGATGGTCAACATACAGAAACTTTAAAACGAGATGCGCTCGCCCGCATCCGCAGCCAGAAGCTCGGGTTCGTTTTCCAAAGCTACAACTTGCTCAGCCGTACGACCGCTATCGAGAATGTGGAACTTCCACTATTATATAACTCGAAAGTTTCTGCCGAGGAACGTCACCACCGCGCCATCGAAGCTCTCAAGATGGTCGGGCTCGAAAGCCGCATGAATCACTTGCCAAACCAGCTCTCAGGCGGCCAGCAGCAACGCGTCGCCATTGCTCGCGCGCTCGTAAACGACCCGGTGATTATCTTGGCCGACGAAGCGACCGGCAATCTCGACACACGCACCAGTTACGAAATCATGATGATATTCCAGGAGCTACACCGGCAGGGCAAGACCATTGCCTTCGTCACACACGAACCGGACATAGCGACGTTCAGCGGCAGAACTATCACACTTCGCGATGGTTTACTGAAAAAAGATGTCATCAATGAAAAAGTGCAAGACGCCAAAGCCGCATTCGAAGCACTGCCACCACCAGAAACTTTTGAAGACGATGATGAAGGAGAAGTGGAATGA
- a CDS encoding acetyl-CoA hydrolase/transferase C-terminal domain-containing protein, with protein sequence MTWITTKKCSAADAAEMIRNGDVLGVSGFTLAGYPKAVPLAIAARADKLHESGEEFKVTLFAGASTGDSCDGALARANALNLRMPYQSNPSLRKAINDGSIRYIDAHLGKMGYLVRTGAVPAPTVAIVEVSAIFPDGRVCLSTSGGNSVCYLEMAPKIILELNTRLGDSCIGMHDNALPELPPHAKPLAIYSAGDRVGGEFVQIDPNKVIAIVENEAYDEVTPFVEPDEISKNIGERILDFIRFEESHGRLPKGLAYQSGVGKVANAVLCAMADDERLGQIDLYTEVIQEAVLPLLKKGKLGIASGTALTLSQAAQKEFVENSAEWKKHFVIRQQEVSNSPDVIRRLGVISMNTALEVDIFGNVNSSLVCGSAMMNGIGGSADFARHCALGFFLTPSVAKGGAISSVVPYVSHVDHTDHDTQIFVTEQGLADLRGLPVEERARLIIKNCAHPDYRAELTDVLEYGIKHAKGIHLPLALSRAFEMHTRFLETGKML encoded by the coding sequence ATGACCTGGATTACAACTAAGAAATGCAGCGCCGCAGACGCTGCAGAAATGATTCGTAATGGTGATGTTTTGGGCGTTTCGGGATTTACTTTGGCTGGATACCCGAAAGCCGTGCCCTTGGCAATTGCAGCTCGTGCAGATAAACTCCATGAATCGGGCGAAGAATTTAAAGTAACGCTTTTTGCGGGCGCCTCGACGGGCGATTCCTGTGACGGTGCGCTTGCTCGTGCCAATGCGTTAAACCTCCGTATGCCGTACCAGTCTAATCCGAGCTTGCGCAAGGCTATTAACGACGGCAGTATTCGCTACATTGACGCTCACTTAGGCAAGATGGGTTATCTTGTGCGTACTGGTGCTGTCCCTGCACCTACGGTTGCGATTGTCGAGGTCTCTGCAATTTTCCCAGATGGTCGTGTTTGTCTCTCGACTTCGGGCGGAAACTCCGTTTGCTATTTGGAAATGGCGCCGAAGATTATCTTGGAATTGAATACGCGTTTGGGCGATAGCTGCATCGGTATGCACGATAACGCCCTCCCGGAACTTCCGCCACATGCAAAACCACTTGCAATTTACAGTGCCGGTGACCGCGTAGGTGGTGAATTTGTACAGATTGATCCGAATAAGGTCATTGCTATTGTCGAAAACGAAGCATATGATGAAGTGACTCCGTTTGTAGAACCGGATGAGATTTCGAAGAACATCGGTGAACGCATCTTGGACTTTATCCGCTTTGAAGAATCCCATGGCAGGCTCCCTAAGGGACTTGCTTACCAGAGCGGTGTAGGCAAGGTCGCGAATGCTGTGCTTTGCGCTATGGCCGATGATGAACGTTTGGGACAAATTGATCTTTATACCGAAGTTATTCAGGAGGCTGTTCTTCCGCTTCTCAAGAAAGGGAAACTAGGAATTGCATCGGGTACGGCACTTACGCTTTCACAGGCTGCCCAGAAAGAATTTGTTGAAAATAGCGCCGAATGGAAAAAGCATTTTGTTATCCGTCAGCAAGAAGTGAGCAACAGTCCCGACGTAATCCGTCGCCTTGGCGTGATTTCCATGAATACGGCGCTTGAAGTCGATATCTTTGGTAATGTGAACAGTTCGCTTGTTTGCGGTTCTGCCATGATGAATGGTATTGGCGGTTCTGCCGATTTTGCTCGCCATTGCGCTCTCGGATTTTTCTTGACACCGTCTGTTGCAAAGGGTGGCGCGATTTCGAGCGTTGTGCCTTACGTGAGCCATGTTGACCATACCGATCACGATACGCAGATTTTTGTGACGGAACAGGGACTTGCGGACCTTCGCGGTTTGCCGGTAGAAGAACGTGCCCGCTTGATTATCAAGAACTGTGCCCATCCCGATTATCGTGCTGAGCTTACGGATGTCTTGGAATATGGCATCAAGCATGCGAAGGGTATCCATCTGCCGCTTGCGCTTTCACGCGCCTTTGAAATGCACACCCGTTTCCTTGAAACGGGTAAGATGCTTTAG
- a CDS encoding glycoside hydrolase family 9 protein has protein sequence MIHNKKARLLASFTTLGAISVSAAFAATSPYDLIRPTWPLSWDAKVFEKFDTTVTKKTGMLPKATTPESFKAGELIPDTLDQAYFDAINTKISPIRVNQAGYLESDNERQFYFVGSSAEEFEVVDAYGKSLSKRVTGTFTKSEAETESNWTIVAGTSATTPDQQRYKVELTGPSGKIFIGKIPQTVPTNKRLRIKVGNEISSTFIVSDNVYSMAKDASLKFFGIQRSGNSESWFHGPSHMKDGGGAIVTNADEAGGTFDESRAGSLAGGWYDCGDYLKESQTQAFAFMALAVMSATNPSKDVDHYAYNQADFVNTDKVPDVLREAKHGADFFLKAYNFAKGVIDDMPVSVGNFGSDHALWTRPEAQDYLPTDNSSIATDRGGPASRTVRLGELGSNIAGEIAAGLAILSKDYAKYDKKFADSCLTVAEKMYDFAKALAQGKSSYDGDKKFKNNKKATDWGSLAYIGNNEFYDDMALASVALLYATSKKQYADDMFRTKSLVPGQQYGNGAGFFEGGWFVTDNKAFLKNTKNTSWANSYTYALYALYKFILADKTKATTEYGLTEDERLAAIEDCLANMIANLGDIGNNNGGSVTLPAGDISFKQNKVSYDPIWYNMMTDQLWNFNRYQMGNVFEVLAYSDVAADIEKQGITFPKMAQTDLKANEMKQLGINQLNYMLGMNPWDISFVYGIGDKNDAHPHHRASNPEGRNTPGISYKYNCPVGALFGGPTPTEKNTWEPNGMSWEYYFFSETCLDASTVLLSALTILSNGGDDYYEKKCDNCKTEATPALEGAYATAYHYTWKEADNFSIRIVNESLEKLDSITAYIYFDATEDDIESCGLMFDIDICTLYDIAGFSQMCATKSSEFRNYFKENGPQKVEGTENKDKKTYTWAQAIPVGSINIGNKIRLDVTTSSGMKSGGKCETLAQPAKTKITDGWSFASHAETKDAPAYDGAPDWEKDYGDIQDAPKDPYIVIRDKGKLLWGYGPGKTTSDRVGFVNVAKVSKARMLLSDNSLFVLATAQGTKTLKIFDMLGNQLLEKSFDGTRAEVNLANIPHRGTLVARVMQNNKALSTKAFKVR, from the coding sequence ATGATTCACAACAAAAAAGCTAGGTTACTAGCATCCTTTACAACATTGGGAGCCATTTCCGTTTCTGCCGCTTTTGCAGCAACATCCCCATACGACTTGATTAGGCCCACATGGCCGTTAAGCTGGGATGCGAAGGTATTCGAAAAATTCGATACTACAGTCACCAAGAAAACCGGAATGCTCCCCAAAGCAACAACTCCCGAGAGTTTCAAAGCCGGCGAGCTCATACCCGACACATTGGACCAGGCCTATTTCGATGCCATCAACACCAAGATTTCGCCTATCCGCGTGAACCAGGCAGGTTACCTTGAAAGCGACAACGAACGACAGTTCTACTTTGTCGGTTCCTCCGCCGAGGAATTCGAAGTCGTCGATGCCTACGGTAAATCGCTCAGCAAAAGGGTGACTGGGACATTCACCAAAAGCGAAGCCGAAACAGAAAGCAACTGGACAATTGTCGCGGGCACAAGCGCAACCACCCCCGACCAACAACGCTACAAGGTGGAACTCACAGGACCTTCTGGCAAAATCTTTATCGGAAAAATTCCGCAAACAGTCCCTACCAACAAGCGACTCAGAATCAAAGTCGGCAATGAAATTTCAAGCACGTTCATTGTAAGCGACAATGTTTATTCCATGGCCAAAGATGCAAGCCTCAAATTCTTCGGCATCCAGCGTAGCGGCAATTCTGAGTCTTGGTTCCATGGCCCGAGCCACATGAAAGACGGCGGTGGCGCCATCGTGACAAACGCAGATGAAGCCGGCGGGACATTCGACGAATCGCGTGCAGGGTCTCTTGCAGGCGGTTGGTATGACTGCGGCGATTACCTCAAGGAATCGCAAACACAGGCATTTGCCTTTATGGCCTTGGCCGTAATGTCAGCCACTAACCCATCAAAGGATGTTGACCATTACGCTTACAACCAAGCTGATTTTGTAAACACCGATAAAGTGCCCGACGTATTACGCGAAGCAAAGCATGGTGCAGACTTTTTCTTGAAAGCTTACAATTTTGCCAAGGGCGTTATCGATGACATGCCCGTTTCCGTTGGCAATTTTGGCAGCGACCACGCTTTATGGACGCGCCCGGAAGCCCAAGATTATTTACCCACCGACAACTCTTCTATAGCAACAGACCGAGGCGGTCCAGCCTCTAGAACGGTCCGCCTTGGAGAACTCGGATCCAACATCGCAGGCGAAATCGCGGCAGGCCTTGCCATCTTGAGCAAGGATTACGCAAAATACGACAAGAAATTTGCGGACAGTTGCTTGACAGTTGCCGAAAAGATGTACGACTTTGCTAAGGCTCTTGCTCAAGGCAAATCGAGCTACGACGGCGACAAAAAGTTCAAGAACAACAAGAAAGCCACAGACTGGGGCTCTCTCGCCTACATCGGCAATAACGAATTCTATGACGACATGGCACTCGCCTCGGTAGCGCTCCTGTACGCCACCAGCAAAAAACAATATGCCGATGACATGTTCCGCACCAAGAGTCTTGTGCCCGGCCAGCAATATGGCAACGGAGCAGGTTTCTTTGAAGGTGGATGGTTCGTCACAGACAACAAGGCTTTCCTGAAAAACACGAAGAACACTAGCTGGGCCAATTCATACACTTACGCCCTATACGCTTTGTACAAATTTATTCTTGCTGACAAGACCAAGGCCACAACCGAATACGGACTTACCGAAGACGAACGACTCGCCGCTATCGAAGATTGCCTTGCGAACATGATTGCAAACCTAGGCGATATAGGCAATAATAATGGTGGTTCAGTAACACTCCCTGCTGGAGATATCAGCTTCAAGCAAAACAAGGTCTCATACGATCCCATTTGGTACAACATGATGACGGACCAGCTTTGGAATTTCAACCGCTATCAAATGGGCAATGTTTTCGAAGTGCTGGCATACTCCGATGTAGCAGCCGATATCGAAAAGCAAGGCATCACATTCCCCAAGATGGCTCAGACCGATTTAAAAGCTAACGAAATGAAGCAACTCGGCATCAACCAGCTGAATTACATGCTCGGCATGAACCCCTGGGATATTTCCTTTGTATATGGCATTGGCGACAAAAACGACGCCCACCCCCACCACAGGGCATCAAACCCCGAAGGAAGAAACACCCCGGGCATCAGCTACAAATACAATTGCCCGGTCGGAGCACTTTTCGGAGGCCCCACCCCCACTGAAAAAAATACCTGGGAGCCCAACGGAATGAGCTGGGAATACTATTTCTTCTCAGAAACTTGCCTTGACGCCTCTACCGTTCTTTTGTCAGCTCTTACCATCCTTAGCAATGGCGGTGACGACTATTATGAAAAGAAATGCGACAACTGCAAAACTGAAGCGACTCCAGCTTTAGAAGGAGCATACGCAACAGCATACCATTACACATGGAAAGAGGCCGACAACTTCAGCATCCGCATTGTCAACGAATCCCTTGAAAAACTGGATAGCATTACCGCGTATATATACTTCGATGCAACCGAAGACGATATAGAATCTTGCGGCCTTATGTTCGATATCGATATATGCACACTATATGATATTGCAGGATTCTCACAAATGTGCGCAACCAAGAGCAGCGAATTCCGCAATTATTTTAAAGAAAACGGCCCACAAAAAGTGGAAGGAACGGAAAACAAGGACAAGAAAACATACACATGGGCGCAAGCAATTCCTGTAGGATCTATTAACATCGGCAATAAAATCAGATTAGACGTTACAACTTCTTCGGGAATGAAATCTGGAGGAAAATGCGAAACACTAGCCCAGCCCGCCAAAACCAAGATTACCGACGGTTGGAGCTTCGCAAGCCACGCCGAGACCAAGGATGCTCCCGCATACGACGGTGCCCCCGACTGGGAAAAGGACTACGGCGATATCCAAGATGCCCCGAAAGATCCTTACATCGTCATTCGCGACAAGGGAAAACTCCTGTGGGGCTACGGCCCGGGCAAAACCACCAGCGACCGCGTTGGCTTCGTGAACGTTGCTAAAGTCAGCAAAGCCCGCATGCTGTTGAGCGACAACAGTCTCTTTGTCTTAGCGACCGCGCAAGGAACAAAGACCTTGAAGATCTTCGACATGCTCGGAAACCAGCTGTTGGAGAAATCCTTCGATGGCACTCGCGCAGAAGTAAACCTCGCAAATATCCCGCACCGCGGAACACTAGTTGCAAGAGTCATGCA